In the Loxodonta africana isolate mLoxAfr1 chromosome 1, mLoxAfr1.hap2, whole genome shotgun sequence genome, one interval contains:
- the DDR1 gene encoding epithelial discoidin domain-containing receptor 1 isoform X2: protein MGPGALSSLLLLLHLVATGDADMKGHFDPAKCRYALGMQDRTIPDSDISASSSWSDSTAARHSRLESSDGDGAWCPASPVFPKEEEYLQVDLRRLHLVALVGTQGRHAGGLGKEFSPSYRLRYSRDGHRWMDWRDRWGQEVISGNEDPGGVVLKDLGPPMVARLVRFYPRADRVMSVCLRVELYGCLWSDGLLSYTAPMGQTMYLSEVVHLNDSTYDGHTVGGLQYGGLGQLADGVVGLDDFRKSQELRVWPGYDYVGWSNHSFPSGYVEMEFEFDRLRAFQAMQVHCNNMHTLGARLPGGVECRFKRGPAMAWEGEPVRHALGGSLGDPRARAVTVPLGGRVSRFLQCRFLFAGPWLLFSEIAFISDVINDSSLALGGTFPPAPWWPPGPPPTNFSSLELDPRGQQPVPKAEGSPTAILIGCLVAIILLLLLIIALMLWRLHWRRLLSKAERRVLDEELTVHLSVPGDTILINNRPGPREPPPYQEPRPRGNPPHSAPSVPNGSACSGDYMEPEKPCAPLLPPPPQNSVPHYAEADIVTLQGVTGGNTYAVPALPPGAVGDGPPRADFPRSRLRFKEKLGEGQFGEVHLCEVESPQDLVSLDFPLNVRKGHPLLVAVKILRPDATKNARNDFLKEVKIMSRLKDPNIIRLLGVCVQDDPLCMITDYMENGDLNQFLSAHQLEDKAAEGASGDGEAAQGPTISYPMLLHVAAQIASGMRYLATLNFVHRDLATRNCLVGENFTIKIADFGMSRNLYAGDYYRVQGRAVLPIRWMAWECILMGKFTTASDVWAFGVTLWEVLMLCRAQPFGQLTDEQVIENAGEFFRDQGRQVYLSQPPACPLGVYELMRRCWSREPEQRPPFSQLHRFLAEDALNTV from the exons ATGGGGCCTGGGGCCCTCTCATCTCTACTGCTGCTGTTGCACTTGGTGGCAACTGGAGATGCTGACATGAAGGGGCATTTTGACCCTG CCAAGTGCCGCTATGCCCTGGGCATGCAGGACCGGACCATCCCTGACAGTGACATCTCTGCCTCTAGCTCCTGGTCGGACTCCACTGCTGCCCGCCACAGCAG ACTGGAGAGCAGTGATGGGGATGGGGCATGGTGCCCAGCATCGCCAGTGTTTCCCAAGGAGGAAGAGTACCTTCAGGTGGATCTGCGACGGCTGCACCTGGTGGCTCTGGTGGGCACCCAGGGAAGACATGCTGGGGGCCTTGGCAAGGAGTTCTCCCCCAGCTACCGGCTGCGTTACTCCCGGGATGGCCACCGCTGGATGGATTGGAGGGACCGCTGGGGTCAGGAG GTGATCTCAGGGAATGAGGACCCTGGGGGAGTAGTGCTGAAGGACCTTGGCCCCCCCATGGTGGCCCGACTGGTTCGCTTCTACCCGCGGGCTGACCGGGTCATGAGCGTCTGCCTGCGGGTGGAGCTGTATGGCTGCCTCTGGAGCG atgGACTCCTGTCTTACACGGCCCCTATGGGGCAGACCATGTACCTCTCCGAGGTTGTGCACCTCAACGATTCCACCTATGATGGACACACTGTTGGCGG GCTGCAGTACGGAGGTCTGGGCCAACTGGCAGATGGTGTGGTAGGGCTGGATGACTTTAGGAAGAGTCAGGAGCTGCGAGTCTGGCCAGGCTATGACTACGTGGGATGGAGCAATCACAGCTTCCCCAGCGGCTATGTGGAGATGGAGTTTGAGTTTGACAGGCTGAGGGCCTTCCAGGCCATGCAA GTCCACTGCAACAACATGCACACGCTGGGAGCCCGGCTGCCTGGCGGAGTGGAGTGTCGCTTCAAGCGGGGCCCTGCCATGGCCTGGGAGGGGGAGCCCGTGCGCCATGCCCTTGGGGGCAGCCTGGGTGACCCCAGAGCTCGGGCTGTCACGGTGCCCCTGGGGGGCCGTGTAAGCCGCTTTCTGCAGTGCCGTTTCCTCTTTGCGGGGCCTTGGCTACTCTTCAGTGAGATAGCCTTCATCTCTG ATGTTATAAACGACTCATCTCTGGCTCTGGGAGGCACCTTCCCGCCAGCTCCCTGGTGGCCACCAGGCCCACCTCCCACCAACTTCAGCAGCCTGG AGTTGGATCCCAGGGGCCAGCAGCCCGTGCCCAAGGCTGAGGGGAGCCCGACTGCCATCCTCATCGGCTGCCTGGTAGCCATCATCCTGCTGCTGTTGCTCATCATTGCCCTCATGCTGTGGCGGCTACACTGGCGTAGGCTCCTCAGCAAG GCTGAGCGTCGGGTGTTAGACGAGGAGCTGACAGTTCATCTCTCTGTCCCGGGGGACACCATCCTCATCAACAACCGCCCAGGCCCTCGAGAGCCACCCCCTTACCAGGAGCCTCGGCCCCGTGGGAATCCGccccactctgctcccagtgtccCTAATGGTTCTG CCTGCAGTGGGGACTATATGGAGCCCGAGAAGCCATGTGCCCCGCTTCTGCCCCCTCCTCCCCAGAACAGCGTCCCTCATTATGCCGAGGCTGACATTGTCACCCTGCAGGGTGTAACCGGGGGCAATACCTATGCTGTGCCCGCACTGCCCCCAGGGGCTGTTGGGGATGGGCCCCCCAGAGCGGATTTCCCTCGGTCTCGGCTCCGCTTCAAGGAGAAACTTGGTGAAGGCCAGTTTGGGGAG GTCCACCTGTGTGAAGTAGAGAGCCCTCAAGATCTGGTCAGTCTTGATTTCCCCCTTAACGTGCGCAAGGGACATCCCTTGCTGGTAGCTGTCAAAATCCTACGGCCAGATGCCACCAAGAATGCCAG GAATGATTTCCTGAAGGAGGTGAAGATCATGTCACGGCTAAAAGACCCCAACATCATTCGGctcctgggtgtgtgtgtgcaggacGACCCCCTCTGCATGATTACCGATTACATGGAGAATGGCGACCTGAACCAGttcctaagtgcccatcagctaGAGGACAAGGCAGCTGAGGGGGCCTCAGGGGACGGGGAGGCTGCCCAGGGACCCACCATCAG CTACCCAATGTTGTTGCATGTGGCGGCCCAGATCGCCTCAGGCATGCGCTACCTAGCCACACTCAACTTTGTGCATCGGGACCTGGCCACAAGGAACTGCCTGGTTGGGGAAAATTTCACCATCAAAATCGCTGACTTTGGCATGAGCCGGAACCTCTATGCTGGGGACTATTACCGCGTGCAGGGCCGGGCGGTGCTGCCCATCCGGTGGATGGCCTGGGAGTGCATCCTCATG GGGAAGTTCACGACTGCAAGTGATGTGTGGGCTTTTGGGGTGACCCTGTGGGAGGTGCTGATGCTCTGCCGGGCCCAGCCCTTTGGGCAGCTCACCGACGAGCAGGTCATCGAGAATGCGGGGGAATTCTTCCGGGACCAAGGCCGGCAG GTGTACCTGTCCCAGCCCCCGGCCTGCCCGCTGGGTGTGTACGAGCTGATGCGGCGGTGCTGGAGCCGGGAACCCGAGCAGCGACCACCCTTTTCCCAGCTGCATCGGTTCCTGGCAGAGGATGCGCTCAACACAGTGTGA
- the DDR1 gene encoding epithelial discoidin domain-containing receptor 1 isoform X1 translates to MGPGALSSLLLLLHLVATGDADMKGHFDPAKCRYALGMQDRTIPDSDISASSSWSDSTAARHSRLESSDGDGAWCPASPVFPKEEEYLQVDLRRLHLVALVGTQGRHAGGLGKEFSPSYRLRYSRDGHRWMDWRDRWGQEVISGNEDPGGVVLKDLGPPMVARLVRFYPRADRVMSVCLRVELYGCLWSDGLLSYTAPMGQTMYLSEVVHLNDSTYDGHTVGGLQYGGLGQLADGVVGLDDFRKSQELRVWPGYDYVGWSNHSFPSGYVEMEFEFDRLRAFQAMQVHCNNMHTLGARLPGGVECRFKRGPAMAWEGEPVRHALGGSLGDPRARAVTVPLGGRVSRFLQCRFLFAGPWLLFSEIAFISDVINDSSLALGGTFPPAPWWPPGPPPTNFSSLELDPRGQQPVPKAEGSPTAILIGCLVAIILLLLLIIALMLWRLHWRRLLSKAERRVLDEELTVHLSVPGDTILINNRPGPREPPPYQEPRPRGNPPHSAPSVPNGSALLLSNPAYRLLLATYARPPRGPGPPTPAWAKPTNTQACSGDYMEPEKPCAPLLPPPPQNSVPHYAEADIVTLQGVTGGNTYAVPALPPGAVGDGPPRADFPRSRLRFKEKLGEGQFGEVHLCEVESPQDLVSLDFPLNVRKGHPLLVAVKILRPDATKNARNDFLKEVKIMSRLKDPNIIRLLGVCVQDDPLCMITDYMENGDLNQFLSAHQLEDKAAEGASGDGEAAQGPTISYPMLLHVAAQIASGMRYLATLNFVHRDLATRNCLVGENFTIKIADFGMSRNLYAGDYYRVQGRAVLPIRWMAWECILMGKFTTASDVWAFGVTLWEVLMLCRAQPFGQLTDEQVIENAGEFFRDQGRQVYLSQPPACPLGVYELMRRCWSREPEQRPPFSQLHRFLAEDALNTV, encoded by the exons ATGGGGCCTGGGGCCCTCTCATCTCTACTGCTGCTGTTGCACTTGGTGGCAACTGGAGATGCTGACATGAAGGGGCATTTTGACCCTG CCAAGTGCCGCTATGCCCTGGGCATGCAGGACCGGACCATCCCTGACAGTGACATCTCTGCCTCTAGCTCCTGGTCGGACTCCACTGCTGCCCGCCACAGCAG ACTGGAGAGCAGTGATGGGGATGGGGCATGGTGCCCAGCATCGCCAGTGTTTCCCAAGGAGGAAGAGTACCTTCAGGTGGATCTGCGACGGCTGCACCTGGTGGCTCTGGTGGGCACCCAGGGAAGACATGCTGGGGGCCTTGGCAAGGAGTTCTCCCCCAGCTACCGGCTGCGTTACTCCCGGGATGGCCACCGCTGGATGGATTGGAGGGACCGCTGGGGTCAGGAG GTGATCTCAGGGAATGAGGACCCTGGGGGAGTAGTGCTGAAGGACCTTGGCCCCCCCATGGTGGCCCGACTGGTTCGCTTCTACCCGCGGGCTGACCGGGTCATGAGCGTCTGCCTGCGGGTGGAGCTGTATGGCTGCCTCTGGAGCG atgGACTCCTGTCTTACACGGCCCCTATGGGGCAGACCATGTACCTCTCCGAGGTTGTGCACCTCAACGATTCCACCTATGATGGACACACTGTTGGCGG GCTGCAGTACGGAGGTCTGGGCCAACTGGCAGATGGTGTGGTAGGGCTGGATGACTTTAGGAAGAGTCAGGAGCTGCGAGTCTGGCCAGGCTATGACTACGTGGGATGGAGCAATCACAGCTTCCCCAGCGGCTATGTGGAGATGGAGTTTGAGTTTGACAGGCTGAGGGCCTTCCAGGCCATGCAA GTCCACTGCAACAACATGCACACGCTGGGAGCCCGGCTGCCTGGCGGAGTGGAGTGTCGCTTCAAGCGGGGCCCTGCCATGGCCTGGGAGGGGGAGCCCGTGCGCCATGCCCTTGGGGGCAGCCTGGGTGACCCCAGAGCTCGGGCTGTCACGGTGCCCCTGGGGGGCCGTGTAAGCCGCTTTCTGCAGTGCCGTTTCCTCTTTGCGGGGCCTTGGCTACTCTTCAGTGAGATAGCCTTCATCTCTG ATGTTATAAACGACTCATCTCTGGCTCTGGGAGGCACCTTCCCGCCAGCTCCCTGGTGGCCACCAGGCCCACCTCCCACCAACTTCAGCAGCCTGG AGTTGGATCCCAGGGGCCAGCAGCCCGTGCCCAAGGCTGAGGGGAGCCCGACTGCCATCCTCATCGGCTGCCTGGTAGCCATCATCCTGCTGCTGTTGCTCATCATTGCCCTCATGCTGTGGCGGCTACACTGGCGTAGGCTCCTCAGCAAG GCTGAGCGTCGGGTGTTAGACGAGGAGCTGACAGTTCATCTCTCTGTCCCGGGGGACACCATCCTCATCAACAACCGCCCAGGCCCTCGAGAGCCACCCCCTTACCAGGAGCCTCGGCCCCGTGGGAATCCGccccactctgctcccagtgtccCTAATGGTTCTG CGTTGCTGCTCTCCAATCCAGCCTACCGCCTCCTTCTGGCCACTTACGCCCGTCCCCCTCGAGGCCCGGGCCCCCCCACACCCGCCTGGGCCAAACCCACCAACACCCAGG CCTGCAGTGGGGACTATATGGAGCCCGAGAAGCCATGTGCCCCGCTTCTGCCCCCTCCTCCCCAGAACAGCGTCCCTCATTATGCCGAGGCTGACATTGTCACCCTGCAGGGTGTAACCGGGGGCAATACCTATGCTGTGCCCGCACTGCCCCCAGGGGCTGTTGGGGATGGGCCCCCCAGAGCGGATTTCCCTCGGTCTCGGCTCCGCTTCAAGGAGAAACTTGGTGAAGGCCAGTTTGGGGAG GTCCACCTGTGTGAAGTAGAGAGCCCTCAAGATCTGGTCAGTCTTGATTTCCCCCTTAACGTGCGCAAGGGACATCCCTTGCTGGTAGCTGTCAAAATCCTACGGCCAGATGCCACCAAGAATGCCAG GAATGATTTCCTGAAGGAGGTGAAGATCATGTCACGGCTAAAAGACCCCAACATCATTCGGctcctgggtgtgtgtgtgcaggacGACCCCCTCTGCATGATTACCGATTACATGGAGAATGGCGACCTGAACCAGttcctaagtgcccatcagctaGAGGACAAGGCAGCTGAGGGGGCCTCAGGGGACGGGGAGGCTGCCCAGGGACCCACCATCAG CTACCCAATGTTGTTGCATGTGGCGGCCCAGATCGCCTCAGGCATGCGCTACCTAGCCACACTCAACTTTGTGCATCGGGACCTGGCCACAAGGAACTGCCTGGTTGGGGAAAATTTCACCATCAAAATCGCTGACTTTGGCATGAGCCGGAACCTCTATGCTGGGGACTATTACCGCGTGCAGGGCCGGGCGGTGCTGCCCATCCGGTGGATGGCCTGGGAGTGCATCCTCATG GGGAAGTTCACGACTGCAAGTGATGTGTGGGCTTTTGGGGTGACCCTGTGGGAGGTGCTGATGCTCTGCCGGGCCCAGCCCTTTGGGCAGCTCACCGACGAGCAGGTCATCGAGAATGCGGGGGAATTCTTCCGGGACCAAGGCCGGCAG GTGTACCTGTCCCAGCCCCCGGCCTGCCCGCTGGGTGTGTACGAGCTGATGCGGCGGTGCTGGAGCCGGGAACCCGAGCAGCGACCACCCTTTTCCCAGCTGCATCGGTTCCTGGCAGAGGATGCGCTCAACACAGTGTGA